The Glycine max cultivar Williams 82 chromosome 3, Glycine_max_v4.0, whole genome shotgun sequence sequence TCAAGGAGTGGAAAATGGCCAAGAAGCAGTGGACATTCATTGCCATGGACAAAGATTTGACCTGATTCTCATGGACATGGATATGCCCATCATGAATGGCATTGAGgtgcttattaattaattacattacaTCCAAGTTTACCATTATAATTTATTGTGGCCAGGGCTAAAGTTGAAATGCAAGTATTTAAtgctcttgtttttatttttatttattcatttttatataggCAACAAAGGAACTTCGCTCAATGGGCATTGGTAGCATGATTGTTGGTGTATCATCACGCTGTACGGAAGCAGAAATACGAAAATTTATGGAAGCGGGACTGAATGACTACCATGAGAAACCCTTGAACAATTCTAAGCTTAGTTCACTTCTTGATAAGATCAACCCCAGTTTTACTCGTAATTAGTGGAAATTTCAACCGGGTAATGTATGAAaaagcaaagaagaaaaaaacttaaccTTACCCGTTCCTTGTTTCCAAATTCCATGGCtagtttttcctctctttttttctttttcttttggtgatTCTGTAGTTCTTTTTTTACTATGGTGAAGTCTGTGACTACGTACGTGACTATCAATGTtacacaaaaataaagaaaagacttGAGGAATAACTCTTGTTCAATTCATCAATATGGCGGAGTTGGAAGGAGATTAGGTGTccattgtaaaaataaaataaaattcctatGGCACCAAGTTATgtattctcactttttttttatcttaatttattgtttattattgctactttttttttttggttaccgTGCATGTATGAACTTTGGCGGTCAAGTCTTTGCTACATGCTGCTGTTATAGAAGATGCATGTTGTTACACACTTGCGCTCacatattaaaatgatttatagGATAGGAAATTAACCAAGCTTACCTCATGTTTCAGGATGCTAAAATCAAAGAGAACTAAAgactaataatataattaggCTACATATAAGCTTTTATAGATAGAACAcaacagatatatatatatatatatatatatatatatatatatatatatatatatatatatatatatatatatatatatataattaaaaaaggttaaatgcttttttggtttaattatttagcaggtCTCTATTactagatttttaattagatttctgatttcttttccttttatttcgatctttaaacttttatttatttttaattgggtCATCTAGtctatttgttataaaaaattaaccacAGAAATATAATTAGAGGTGCAATCAATTGACTGGTGCTTCTAGAGTATTTTGTAAGCACAATAAAgtcaattgtaaaaaaatttatggagTTTTATAAGCACAATAAAGTCAATTGTAAGAAATTTTATGGAGTTTCAATCTTTATAGGttaattcaattcaaatattttttttccataaaactCTCACAATTGTTTGGCTTggcaaaatcttaaaattttataaaaaaaagtctcacaATTGATCTTGTTGTGCTTACAACACACACCAAACTATCCTTCATGGAGTTCTAGAGTTTCAACATTTGCAAGTTAGTTCtacttaaatattcttttacaaaTCTTTTACAATTGTTTGGCTTTATAGAATGCTAAAACAGAAGATTCTCAATTAATTCATTTGTGCTTACAACATACTTCAAAAATATCAATCCACTATGTGCACCTTTTATTAATTGTTTGTCGTTAATTTTGTTCATATATAACAACAGATATATTGAATGGCTCAATTAAAAGTTTAGCTAgggacctaattaaaaattttggtaGAAATATGAGGACTTGCATATCAATTTAACCtactttttttcttgaaaatataaagcttttttaattcatacaaaatattttatttatctgtcatctttaaaaattatgattcgTTAACTATTACTAATTTTCTATGCTTTTTTCTTTAACTATCCAACATTGATctttactctctctctctctctttctctcatatTTTTGCCTTGAAGAATAACCTTTCAATCTTCATCACTACGCTCCACAAAACAAGCAAATTAATGTGCTTCAAGTTTTATTAAGTGTTTGAGTTAGTTCTTTAAAAGGAGAAATTTGGCCAACAAACACACTTTCTAAAAtgctcttaaaaaattaaatagcttatttttattaaaaaaaggtaaatttttttaaag is a genomic window containing:
- the LOC100794931 gene encoding two-component response regulator 24, producing the protein MAHQNLGTKLTALVVDDNKINRKIHQKLLESVGMKNQGVENGQEAVDIHCHGQRFDLILMDMDMPIMNGIEATKELRSMGIGSMIVGVSSRCTEAEIRKFMEAGLNDYHEKPLNNSKLSSLLDKINPSFTRN